A single window of Mycolicibacterium aurum DNA harbors:
- the pstB gene encoding phosphate ABC transporter ATP-binding protein PstB, whose product MAKRLDLKDVNIYYGSFHAVAGVTLSVEPRSVTAFIGPSGCGKSTVLRTLNRMHEVIPGARVEGSVLLDGEDIYGAGVDPVGVRKTIGMVFQRPNPFPTMSIRDNVVAGLKLQGVRNKKTLDETAERSLKGANLWTEVKDRLDKPGGGLSGGQQQRLCIARAIAVQPDVLLMDEPCSALDPISTLAIEDLISELKQDFTIVIVTHNMQQAARVSDQTAFFNLEATGKPGQLVEIDNTEKIFSNPNQKATEDYISGRFG is encoded by the coding sequence ATGGCCAAGCGTCTCGACCTCAAGGACGTCAACATCTACTACGGCTCCTTCCACGCCGTGGCCGGGGTGACCCTGTCGGTGGAACCGCGCAGCGTCACCGCCTTCATCGGCCCGTCGGGCTGCGGCAAGTCGACGGTGCTGCGCACGCTGAACCGCATGCACGAGGTGATCCCCGGTGCCCGCGTCGAGGGCTCGGTGTTGCTCGACGGCGAGGACATCTACGGTGCGGGCGTCGACCCGGTCGGCGTCCGCAAGACCATCGGCATGGTGTTCCAGCGGCCGAACCCGTTCCCCACCATGTCGATTCGCGACAATGTGGTGGCCGGCCTGAAGCTGCAGGGCGTGCGGAACAAGAAGACGCTCGACGAGACCGCGGAGCGCTCACTCAAGGGTGCCAACCTGTGGACCGAGGTCAAGGACCGGCTCGACAAGCCGGGCGGCGGTCTGTCCGGCGGTCAGCAGCAGCGCCTGTGCATCGCCCGCGCCATCGCGGTGCAGCCTGACGTGTTGCTGATGGACGAACCGTGCTCGGCGCTCGATCCGATCTCCACGCTGGCGATCGAGGATCTGATCTCGGAGCTGAAGCAGGACTTCACGATCGTCATCGTGACGCACAACATGCAGCAGGCCGCCCGGGTGAGCGACCAGACCGCGTTCTTCAACCTCGAGGCGACCGGCAAGCCCGGTCAGCTCGTCGAGATCGACAACACCGAGAAGATCTTCTCGAATCCGAACCAGAAGGCCACCGAGGATTACATCTCCGGCCGGTTCGGCTGA
- a CDS encoding LCP family protein, giving the protein MGDGDPEDVAGTPGRPRPRSGDGAADSPDGDWLTRSRRQMRGAAPWERALDAPDPDEAATQAAPPATPSPPSAPVTVADLIAKINGGTPPPEPTRHRAEPEPEPEPYPDVDELDTAILPVLDEHPSELPDLAAPRPPVHTPSRPKRPHRRATIVGRVAVALIAVLALVLTGGAWQWQSAKNNLLNRVSALDPDSRDIVDPNAQFGDENFLIVGTDSRLGANSDIGAGTTDDAAGARSDTVMLVNIPANRKRVVAVSFPRDLEIEPMKCEPWNPETREYGPIMDEESPMYGKEEVYTEYKLNSAFAVGGPKCLVKVIQKLSGLHINRFMAVDFVGFSKMVDALGGVEVCSTTPIEDYELGTVLPVAGRQVVDGHTALNYVRARQVTTETNGDYGRIKRQQLFLSSLLRSLISKETFFSLSKLNNVVNMFIGDSYVDNLDTKDLVDLGQSVQGVNAGRITFVTVPTVGYADEYGNEIPRDDDMDALFDAIINDDPLPEERNADNTPVPGTPESLTNASPAQGGTGQADDEIVDTVATDPQNVTVQVSNSTAQSGLGATAASDLQAHGFNVTTPDDYPGPLSQTTVFFSAGNEEAAATVASSFANSTIERVTGMGDVVQVVLGSDFDAVAAPSPSGSSVQVHVLRGTKSAPTALPEDLTVTNAADTSCE; this is encoded by the coding sequence ATGGGAGACGGCGACCCGGAGGACGTCGCTGGCACTCCTGGCCGCCCACGTCCCCGGTCTGGTGACGGTGCTGCAGACTCACCCGACGGTGACTGGCTTACCCGATCCCGGCGGCAGATGCGAGGCGCCGCGCCGTGGGAGCGCGCACTTGATGCGCCCGACCCCGACGAAGCCGCTACCCAAGCCGCTCCGCCCGCCACACCCTCGCCGCCCTCCGCGCCGGTCACCGTCGCCGATCTGATCGCGAAGATCAACGGCGGGACACCGCCACCGGAGCCCACCCGCCACCGTGCCGAGCCCGAGCCGGAGCCGGAGCCCTATCCCGACGTCGACGAACTCGACACCGCGATACTGCCCGTCCTCGACGAACACCCCTCCGAACTGCCGGACCTGGCGGCTCCCCGCCCGCCGGTGCACACCCCCTCGCGGCCCAAGCGCCCGCACCGGCGCGCCACGATCGTCGGCCGGGTGGCGGTGGCGCTGATCGCCGTACTCGCACTGGTCCTTACCGGCGGCGCGTGGCAATGGCAGTCGGCGAAGAACAACCTGCTCAACCGGGTGTCGGCGCTCGACCCGGACTCCCGCGACATCGTCGACCCGAACGCACAGTTCGGCGACGAGAACTTCCTCATCGTCGGCACCGACAGCCGCCTTGGGGCCAACAGCGACATCGGCGCGGGCACCACCGACGACGCGGCGGGTGCCCGCTCCGACACGGTGATGCTGGTGAACATCCCCGCCAACCGCAAACGCGTTGTCGCCGTGTCGTTCCCACGCGACCTCGAGATCGAGCCGATGAAGTGCGAGCCCTGGAATCCTGAGACCCGCGAGTACGGGCCGATCATGGACGAAGAGTCGCCGATGTACGGCAAGGAGGAGGTCTACACCGAGTACAAACTGAACTCCGCCTTCGCCGTCGGCGGGCCCAAATGCCTGGTCAAGGTCATCCAGAAACTCTCCGGTCTGCACATAAATCGTTTCATGGCAGTCGATTTCGTCGGCTTCTCGAAAATGGTCGACGCGCTCGGCGGCGTCGAGGTGTGCAGCACCACGCCGATCGAGGACTACGAACTCGGCACGGTCCTCCCCGTCGCCGGTCGCCAGGTGGTCGACGGCCACACCGCGCTCAACTACGTGCGGGCGCGTCAGGTGACCACCGAGACCAACGGTGACTACGGCCGGATCAAGCGACAGCAGCTGTTCCTGTCGTCGCTGCTGCGTTCATTGATCTCGAAAGAGACGTTCTTCTCGCTGTCAAAGCTCAACAACGTGGTCAACATGTTCATCGGCGACAGCTACGTCGACAACCTCGATACCAAGGATCTCGTCGACCTCGGTCAGTCCGTGCAGGGCGTCAACGCGGGACGCATCACGTTCGTGACGGTGCCGACGGTCGGATACGCCGACGAGTACGGCAACGAGATCCCCCGCGACGACGACATGGACGCGCTGTTCGACGCCATCATCAACGACGATCCCCTACCCGAGGAACGCAACGCCGACAACACCCCGGTGCCCGGAACACCCGAGTCGCTGACCAACGCCTCGCCGGCCCAGGGCGGCACGGGCCAGGCCGACGACGAGATCGTCGACACCGTCGCCACCGATCCGCAGAACGTCACCGTCCAGGTGTCCAACTCGACCGCCCAGTCCGGCCTCGGCGCCACTGCGGCCAGCGACCTGCAGGCCCACGGGTTCAACGTGACCACTCCCGACGACTACCCGGGACCGCTGTCGCAGACCACGGTGTTCTTCTCCGCGGGCAACGAGGAGGCCGCCGCCACCGTCGCCTCGTCGTTCGCCAATTCGACCATCGAGCGTGTCACCGGCATGGGGGACGTGGTCCAGGTGGTTCTCGGCAGCGACTTCGACGCGGTCGCCGCGCCCTCCCCCAGTGGCTCCTCCGTTCAGGTGCACGTCCTCCGCGGCACCAAGTCTGCACCCACCGCGCTTCCCGAGGACCTGACGGTCACCAACGCCGCGGACACCAGTTGCGAGTAG
- a CDS encoding phosphate/phosphite/phosphonate ABC transporter substrate-binding protein codes for MEFLLDSNFGLPVHERPLHDVLATAGITTSATNDLDALDRSVERHEPDVVYLPISDFHRLLARGDTHYRGFVIVTSKLTGRTNLPSVLVVRADDPARGIEELRGSSLGYINTSCSSSYFCPAILLSQRGENLADFFDLRPTAPWQGQIDAVTSGTVRATMVLEDVWRTTPANADLTKVIGRYDRAAGGVVVVRDGLDDDVAATLLDALLTWRPAPEALYGPFTPYRDQDLAPFFRDMARLPAGF; via the coding sequence GTGGAGTTCCTGCTCGACAGCAACTTCGGGCTGCCGGTGCACGAGAGGCCCCTGCACGACGTTCTGGCGACAGCCGGCATCACGACCAGCGCGACCAACGACCTGGACGCGCTCGACCGCAGCGTCGAGCGGCACGAGCCGGACGTGGTGTACCTGCCGATCTCCGACTTCCACCGCCTGCTGGCCCGTGGTGACACCCACTATCGCGGGTTCGTGATCGTGACGTCGAAACTGACCGGCCGGACCAACCTGCCCAGCGTGCTCGTCGTGCGGGCCGACGACCCGGCCCGCGGCATCGAGGAGCTGCGAGGCTCGAGCCTCGGGTACATCAACACGTCGTGCTCGTCGAGCTACTTCTGCCCCGCGATCCTGCTGAGCCAGCGAGGTGAGAATCTCGCGGACTTCTTCGACCTTCGGCCCACGGCGCCGTGGCAGGGCCAGATCGATGCCGTCACATCCGGGACGGTACGGGCCACCATGGTGCTCGAGGACGTGTGGCGCACCACCCCGGCCAACGCAGACCTCACCAAGGTCATCGGCCGTTACGACAGGGCCGCCGGGGGTGTGGTCGTCGTGCGCGACGGACTGGACGACGACGTGGCGGCGACGCTGCTCGACGCGTTGCTGACGTGGCGACCGGCGCCTGAGGCCCTGTACGGGCCGTTCACGCCCTATCGGGACCAGGACCTGGCCCCGTTCTTCCGCGACATGGCGCGTCTGCCTGCCGGGTTCTGA
- a CDS encoding acyl-ACP desaturase: MSKDLTDLQLLTELEPVVEPLVNRHMRMKKDWNPHDYVPWSDGKNYYALGGQDWDPEQSKLSDVARVAMLVNLLTEDNLPSYHREIAMNFTMDGPWGFWVNRWTAEENRHGIALRDYLVVTRNVDPVELEMLRVEQMTRGFSPGQNDQIEADLFADSLFDSVIYVTFQELATRVSHRNTGKACNEPIADQLLQRVSADENLHMIFYRDVSEAGFEIAPDQAMKSLHKVLRNFKMPGYTIPDFRRRAVTIASGGVYDPRIHLEDIVMPVLKKWRIFEREDFNGESARMRDDLGLLVEELQEAVDKFEVAKQRREERLAQMAEKKAAKNSLVGSSAS, translated from the coding sequence GTGTCGAAAGACCTGACCGACCTGCAACTGCTGACCGAGCTCGAGCCTGTCGTCGAGCCGCTGGTCAACCGTCACATGCGGATGAAGAAGGACTGGAACCCGCACGACTACGTCCCGTGGTCCGATGGCAAGAACTACTACGCGCTCGGTGGCCAGGACTGGGATCCCGAGCAGTCGAAGCTCTCTGACGTCGCCCGTGTCGCGATGCTGGTGAACCTGCTCACCGAGGACAACCTGCCCTCGTACCACCGCGAGATCGCGATGAACTTCACCATGGACGGCCCGTGGGGCTTCTGGGTGAACCGGTGGACCGCCGAGGAAAACCGCCACGGCATCGCCCTGCGCGACTACCTCGTCGTCACCCGCAACGTCGACCCGGTCGAGCTCGAGATGCTGCGCGTCGAGCAGATGACCCGCGGCTTCAGCCCCGGCCAGAACGACCAGATCGAAGCGGACCTGTTCGCCGACAGCCTGTTCGACTCGGTCATCTACGTGACGTTCCAGGAGCTCGCCACCCGGGTGTCGCACCGCAACACCGGCAAGGCCTGCAACGAGCCGATCGCCGATCAGCTTCTCCAGCGCGTCTCGGCCGACGAGAACCTGCACATGATCTTCTACCGTGACGTGTCGGAGGCCGGCTTCGAAATCGCCCCCGACCAGGCGATGAAGTCCTTGCACAAGGTGCTGCGCAACTTCAAGATGCCCGGATACACCATTCCGGACTTCCGCCGCCGCGCCGTCACCATCGCATCCGGCGGCGTCTACGACCCGCGGATCCACCTCGAAGACATCGTCATGCCGGTGCTCAAGAAGTGGCGCATCTTCGAGCGCGAGGACTTCAACGGCGAGTCCGCGCGCATGCGCGACGACCTCGGCCTCCTGGTCGAGGAGCTTCAGGAGGCTGTCGACAAGTTCGAGGTCGCCAAGCAGCGCCGGGAAGAGCGGCTCGCCCAGATGGCCGAGAAGAAGGCGGCCAAGAACTCTTTGGTCGGATCATCAGCCTCGTAA
- a CDS encoding L,D-transpeptidase family protein: protein MRNVLASGAGSLVAAIVGGVALAASAAGEPGVPVSTQMIVVSAPAADSPTGSLTTYERVGRHWRPVLGPTPADFGELGVGAAADDVFRTPVGTFPLGQAFGREPNPGTRMPYFQATELDWWDEDVDSPTYNTHVHAEEIDSEDAENLYDSGPIYDYAVVIEHNPERVPGRSAGIFLHVSDGDPTWGCVAIGRDQMRSVLQWLDPGAHPQIIIGVGVEGPPATA, encoded by the coding sequence GTGCGCAACGTACTCGCTTCAGGTGCCGGCTCGTTGGTCGCCGCGATCGTCGGTGGAGTCGCTCTGGCCGCCTCCGCAGCGGGCGAGCCTGGCGTCCCCGTGTCGACCCAGATGATCGTCGTGAGCGCACCGGCGGCCGATTCGCCGACCGGCAGCCTGACGACCTACGAACGGGTCGGCCGGCACTGGCGGCCGGTGCTCGGGCCGACGCCCGCTGATTTCGGCGAGCTCGGGGTGGGCGCCGCCGCCGACGACGTCTTCCGCACGCCCGTCGGCACATTCCCGCTCGGGCAGGCCTTCGGCCGCGAACCGAACCCCGGGACGCGGATGCCCTACTTCCAGGCCACCGAATTGGACTGGTGGGACGAGGACGTCGACTCGCCCACCTACAACACCCACGTGCACGCCGAGGAGATCGATTCCGAGGACGCCGAGAACCTGTACGACTCGGGACCGATCTACGACTACGCCGTGGTCATCGAGCACAACCCCGAGCGCGTCCCCGGCCGCTCGGCGGGCATCTTCCTGCACGTCTCCGACGGAGACCCCACCTGGGGCTGCGTGGCCATCGGCCGAGACCAGATGCGCTCGGTGCTGCAGTGGCTCGATCCCGGCGCCCATCCGCAGATCATCATCGGCGTGGGTGTGGAAGGGCCGCCTGCGACGGCGTGA
- the phoU gene encoding phosphate signaling complex protein PhoU: MRTAYHEQLEALSSRLGEMCGLAGAAMERATQALLQADLALAEQVITDHDQISALSVRAEEEAFVLLALQAPVAGDLRAIVSSIQIVADVDRMGALALHVAKIARRRHPQHALPEEVNGYFAEMGRVAVELGNSAQEVLITRDPEKAARIREEDDAMDDLHRHLFTVLMDREWKHGVAAAVDVTLLGRFYERFADHAVEVARRVIFQVTGRNTEDVDLPASR, encoded by the coding sequence ATGCGTACCGCGTATCACGAGCAGTTGGAGGCCCTGTCCAGCAGGCTCGGCGAAATGTGCGGCCTTGCCGGGGCCGCCATGGAGCGCGCCACACAGGCGCTCCTGCAGGCCGATCTGGCGCTCGCCGAACAGGTCATCACCGACCATGACCAGATCTCGGCGCTGAGCGTCCGCGCAGAGGAAGAAGCTTTCGTGCTCCTTGCTCTGCAGGCACCCGTCGCCGGTGACCTGCGCGCCATCGTCAGCTCGATCCAGATCGTCGCCGACGTCGACCGGATGGGAGCACTGGCGCTGCACGTCGCCAAGATCGCGCGCCGTCGCCATCCCCAGCACGCGCTGCCGGAAGAGGTCAACGGATACTTTGCCGAAATGGGGCGCGTGGCCGTCGAACTCGGCAACAGCGCGCAGGAGGTGCTGATCACCCGTGATCCGGAGAAGGCGGCGCGCATCCGCGAGGAAGACGATGCGATGGACGATCTGCATCGCCACCTGTTCACGGTCCTGATGGACCGTGAATGGAAGCACGGCGTCGCCGCGGCGGTCGACGTGACGCTGCTCGGCCGCTTCTACGAGCGCTTCGCCGACCACGCCGTCGAGGTCGCCCGCCGGGTCATCTTCCAGGTCACCGGGCGCAACACCGAGGATGTGGACCTGCCTGCATCACGCTGA
- a CDS encoding serine/threonine-protein kinase, producing MQAPEVLGGRYELGPVLGRGGMAEVRDAWDTRLGRRVAVKLLYPSVSAQPDTRRRFAVEARAAAALNHPHVVAVHDSGVHEGRHYIVLERLPGQSLADVLARNGPLPAEHVRAIMRDVLSALGAAHASGVLHRDIKPANILLTRHGGVKIADFGVAKSPDTPQTLTNRVFGTMAYLPADRIAGRPATPSDDLYALGVCAYEALTARRAYPQDNLGALADAIGAGQLAPLAALRPDVDAALATTIERSMARDPRWRFATAQQMRASLDSRDQPPRRTGMVLAAVALLLVVLLSAIAVVAS from the coding sequence ATGCAGGCGCCTGAGGTTCTCGGCGGTCGCTACGAGCTGGGACCTGTGCTCGGCCGTGGTGGCATGGCTGAAGTGCGTGATGCATGGGACACCCGGCTGGGCCGGCGCGTGGCGGTCAAACTCCTGTACCCCTCGGTGAGTGCGCAACCCGACACCCGTCGCCGCTTCGCCGTCGAGGCGCGTGCCGCGGCCGCCCTGAACCACCCCCACGTGGTCGCCGTCCACGATTCCGGGGTGCACGAGGGCAGGCACTACATCGTGCTGGAGCGGCTGCCGGGCCAGAGCCTGGCCGATGTGCTGGCCCGCAACGGCCCGCTGCCCGCCGAACACGTCCGCGCGATCATGCGCGACGTACTGTCGGCGCTCGGCGCCGCCCATGCCAGCGGAGTCCTGCATCGCGACATCAAGCCCGCCAACATCCTGCTCACCCGCCACGGCGGGGTGAAGATCGCCGACTTCGGCGTGGCCAAGAGCCCCGACACTCCGCAGACGCTGACCAACCGGGTCTTCGGAACCATGGCCTACCTTCCCGCCGACCGGATCGCAGGCCGGCCCGCGACGCCGAGTGACGACCTGTACGCGCTCGGGGTGTGCGCCTACGAGGCGCTGACCGCGCGGCGCGCCTATCCGCAGGACAATCTCGGCGCGCTGGCCGACGCGATCGGGGCGGGACAGCTGGCTCCGCTGGCCGCGCTGCGGCCGGACGTCGACGCGGCGTTGGCGACGACGATCGAGCGGTCCATGGCGCGGGATCCGCGATGGCGGTTCGCCACCGCCCAGCAGATGCGCGCGAGCCTCGATTCGCGCGACCAACCTCCCCGGCGGACCGGCATGGTGCTCGCGGCGGTCGCGCTGCTGCTCGTCGTCCTGCTGTCCGCGATCGCCGTCGTCGCATCGTGA
- the dusB gene encoding tRNA dihydrouridine synthase DusB, with protein sequence MAGVTNVAFRTLCRELELSRAGTVSGLYVCEMVTARALVERHPVTMHMTTFAPEESPRSMQLYAVDPVNTYAAAKMIADEGLADHIDMNFGCPVPKVTRRGGGAALPYKRRLFGQIVAAAVRATEGTDIPVTVKFRIGIDDDHHTHLDAGRIAADEGAAAVALHARTAAQRYSGTADWDQIAALKAHVTDVPVFGNGDIFDARDALAMMAATGCDGVVIGRGCLGRPWLFAELSAAFTGAAPAAPPNLGEVAQIIRRHGELLAAHFGEDKGMRDIRKHVAWYMHGFPAGADLRRSMALVKTISELDDLLDQLDPDVPFPAVANGPRGRQGSPGSVTLPEGWLDDPDDCTVPAGADMMHSGG encoded by the coding sequence ATGGCCGGGGTGACCAACGTCGCGTTCCGGACTCTGTGCCGAGAACTCGAGCTCAGCCGCGCGGGCACCGTCAGCGGTCTGTACGTGTGCGAGATGGTCACCGCACGCGCCCTCGTCGAACGCCATCCCGTCACCATGCACATGACGACGTTCGCGCCCGAGGAGTCGCCGCGGTCGATGCAGCTCTATGCCGTCGACCCGGTCAACACCTACGCCGCCGCGAAGATGATCGCCGACGAAGGCCTGGCCGACCACATCGACATGAACTTCGGCTGCCCTGTGCCCAAGGTCACTCGGCGGGGCGGCGGGGCGGCGCTTCCCTACAAGCGCCGGCTGTTCGGCCAGATCGTGGCGGCCGCCGTCAGGGCCACCGAGGGCACCGACATTCCCGTCACCGTCAAGTTCCGGATCGGGATCGACGACGACCACCACACGCACCTCGACGCGGGACGCATCGCGGCCGACGAGGGGGCAGCGGCGGTGGCGCTACACGCCCGAACCGCCGCGCAGCGCTACTCGGGCACCGCCGACTGGGACCAGATCGCCGCGCTCAAAGCCCACGTCACGGATGTTCCGGTCTTCGGAAACGGTGATATCTTCGACGCTCGTGACGCGCTGGCCATGATGGCCGCGACGGGCTGCGACGGCGTTGTGATCGGCCGTGGCTGCCTGGGGCGGCCGTGGCTGTTCGCCGAACTGTCCGCCGCATTCACCGGGGCGGCGCCGGCTGCCCCGCCGAACCTCGGCGAGGTCGCGCAGATCATTCGCAGACACGGCGAGCTTCTCGCTGCGCACTTCGGAGAGGACAAAGGGATGCGGGACATCCGCAAACACGTGGCGTGGTACATGCACGGGTTTCCCGCGGGAGCGGATCTTCGCAGGTCAATGGCCCTGGTGAAGACGATTTCGGAGCTCGACGACCTGCTCGATCAACTGGATCCCGACGTGCCGTTTCCCGCAGTGGCGAACGGGCCGCGCGGCCGGCAGGGTTCCCCCGGCTCGGTGACGCTGCCCGAGGGCTGGCTCGACGATCCCGACGACTGCACGGTTCCCGCCGGCGCGGACATGATGCACTCCGGGGGATGA
- a CDS encoding chorismate mutase: protein MMDPMIRLLASAAVLSAVTTLVAPAAAHAQPTPTLADLVDASVRRLQVAEPIAANKFHTGGLIEDPAREQQVLDAVSAEATTLQLDPAYVTAAFRDQIDATVAIEYTRLAQWKFDPAVAPADAPDLASSRGIIDALNREMVTLMADEWGKLHSPACPAELEQAKATVAQQRALDPLYRQAVDFATRSYCR, encoded by the coding sequence ATGATGGACCCGATGATTCGCCTCCTCGCCTCCGCCGCTGTTCTCTCGGCCGTCACCACGCTGGTCGCCCCCGCTGCCGCGCACGCCCAGCCCACCCCCACGCTGGCCGATCTCGTGGACGCCTCCGTGCGGCGGCTGCAGGTGGCAGAACCCATCGCGGCGAACAAATTCCACACCGGCGGCCTCATCGAAGACCCGGCGCGCGAACAACAGGTTCTGGACGCGGTGTCCGCGGAGGCCACCACCCTGCAGCTCGACCCGGCGTACGTGACGGCGGCGTTCCGCGATCAGATCGACGCCACGGTCGCGATCGAGTACACCCGCCTGGCCCAGTGGAAGTTCGACCCCGCGGTCGCGCCTGCCGACGCACCCGATCTGGCCTCCTCGCGCGGGATCATCGACGCGCTCAACCGCGAGATGGTCACGTTGATGGCCGACGAGTGGGGCAAGCTGCATTCCCCCGCGTGCCCCGCCGAGCTGGAGCAGGCCAAGGCCACGGTGGCGCAGCAGCGCGCCCTCGACCCCCTGTACCGTCAGGCCGTCGACTTCGCGACCCGCAGCTACTGCCGCTGA
- a CDS encoding TetR/AcrR family transcriptional regulator: MASGQRRGRWSGVPLQDRQALRRGELITAGIGLLGSPGGPKLTVRAVCRAAGLTERYFYESFTDRDEYVAAVYDDVCAAAMSTLMESQSMRDAVERFVALMIDDPARGRVLLLAPEVEPVLARSGARWMPNFIELLQRSLTQITDATAQAMVATGLIGALTALFTAYLDGRLDATREQFIDHCAELLLSRAVT, translated from the coding sequence GTGGCGTCCGGTCAACGACGCGGGAGATGGTCGGGGGTCCCCCTGCAGGACCGTCAGGCTTTGCGCCGCGGCGAACTGATCACGGCGGGCATCGGCCTGCTCGGCAGTCCCGGCGGACCGAAATTGACCGTGCGGGCCGTATGCCGGGCGGCCGGCCTCACCGAGCGCTACTTCTACGAGAGCTTCACCGACCGCGACGAATACGTCGCGGCCGTCTACGACGACGTGTGCGCGGCAGCCATGTCGACATTGATGGAATCGCAGAGCATGCGTGATGCAGTCGAGCGGTTCGTGGCGCTGATGATCGACGATCCCGCGCGTGGCCGGGTACTTCTGCTCGCGCCGGAGGTCGAGCCCGTGCTGGCGCGCTCGGGAGCCAGGTGGATGCCGAACTTCATCGAGTTGCTGCAGCGCAGCCTCACCCAGATCACCGATGCCACGGCCCAGGCGATGGTTGCCACCGGCCTGATCGGGGCACTCACTGCACTGTTCACGGCATATCTGGACGGCAGGCTGGATGCGACGCGGGAGCAGTTCATCGACCACTGTGCTGAGCTGCTGCTCAGCAGAGCTGTTACCTGA
- a CDS encoding oxygenase MpaB family protein, which produces MTQDTSAVHPATGSSDTESVSVGCPVSGGGYDAPPQPLGPDSLTWRYFGQWTGMLQGPWAGSMQNMHPQLGAAVEQHSIFFLERMPRLFRSVYPIGGVVFDGYRAPTTGAQVRDYHIGIKGVDDQGRRYSALNPDVFYWAHATFFKSTLLAAEWVGGGLTEAQKRQLFDEHVEWYRMYGMSMRPVPKTWEEFGQYWDHMCRNVLEDNWATRTVLDLSTMPKHPSLEWMPTWLWRVNLAVMQRFFNFTTVGLFDPAVRELLGYTWSPRQERLHRLFGRTVYRVTRLVPRRMTMHPRKRSAWDRATGRLPVDAPLVETPRRNLPPVEYRDDPHFYSPKV; this is translated from the coding sequence GTGACTCAAGATACGTCCGCGGTCCACCCGGCCACCGGAAGTTCTGACACCGAGTCGGTGTCGGTCGGCTGCCCTGTCAGCGGCGGCGGCTACGACGCGCCGCCGCAGCCGCTGGGACCCGATTCCCTGACGTGGCGCTACTTCGGCCAGTGGACCGGCATGCTGCAGGGTCCATGGGCCGGTTCGATGCAGAACATGCACCCGCAGCTGGGCGCCGCGGTAGAGCAACACTCGATCTTCTTCCTGGAGCGCATGCCGCGGCTCTTCCGCTCGGTCTACCCGATCGGCGGGGTGGTGTTCGACGGCTACCGGGCGCCGACGACCGGAGCCCAGGTGCGCGACTACCACATCGGCATCAAGGGCGTCGACGACCAGGGCCGCCGCTACAGCGCGCTCAACCCCGACGTCTTCTACTGGGCGCACGCCACGTTCTTCAAGTCGACTCTGCTGGCCGCCGAGTGGGTGGGCGGCGGCCTCACCGAAGCGCAGAAACGCCAGCTCTTCGACGAACACGTCGAGTGGTATCGGATGTACGGCATGAGCATGCGGCCGGTCCCGAAAACCTGGGAGGAGTTCGGTCAGTACTGGGATCACATGTGCCGCAACGTGCTCGAGGACAACTGGGCCACCCGGACGGTGCTCGATCTGTCGACGATGCCGAAGCACCCGTCGCTGGAGTGGATGCCCACGTGGCTGTGGCGGGTGAATCTGGCTGTGATGCAACGATTTTTCAACTTCACCACGGTCGGACTCTTCGACCCGGCGGTCCGCGAGCTGCTGGGCTACACGTGGTCACCCCGTCAGGAGCGCCTGCACAGGCTGTTCGGCAGGACGGTCTACCGCGTCACGCGGCTGGTGCCGCGGCGCATGACGATGCACCCGAGAAAGCGCTCGGCGTGGGATCGGGCCACCGGGCGCCTGCCTGTCGACGCCCCGCTGGTGGAGACGCCGCGGCGCAACCTGCCGCCGGTCGAGTACCGCGACGACCCGCACTTCTACAGCCCGAAGGTCTGA